In Porphyromonas cangingivalis, a genomic segment contains:
- a CDS encoding tetratricopeptide repeat protein, which translates to MKHLNPIRHFILNHEIFGAIQMLEKEAVPEVRDALSTIKENYSFLSGYFVSGGDDPERARLLDEMRMTLEGVRYRNELLKIGKYSYFVPSHHLDVEREASPVLALVQMLQEGYEPEEAPGFQVLETLFDKLWQAPHLSDEEVSALRYVMTDGEGTFVARTLIGALYLGLSIGIEPSKYGLLLEACRHSALAVRVPALAALLLVSAQNAEELRELRTELWEEAQSLVTIAEPEELFAACNAIFSSYRTEEDHRIFVERIEPQLNDIAQKMNLLRGDDLFERLKDAEKTGEVSDIERTVLDIQDELPKDRDLTFHTIHKMKGYPFFDSIPRFFLPWDKRHPVLDTENAAAFEKLLPMTFRDGMVCSSDCYSFGSIEYWKQFVEMLGGNLPDLTGVKMVQDADYYAKDFVFGLYRFLKLSSWGEKFPDPFGEGLEILDIDLMGRVYDLPHRQVLHRLIERLVTLKEYTLGISMAKGLMPTTGSEDTHLLRLLAVAHYRAEDYDNARATLEQIVKTEGLSSAIALRLGALYERAGESEKAFGLYEQAYADAPEDKGLGDVYARRLIERGSHEEALKVLYALFFATDGKEHEIVSLLAEALLMAGKAQEALERLSELPSEDDKVFINKQIARIILGERSGALADLAPWCSEHDDRLHRFSTQVRHVLPAHGWTKTDISLILDALTIAISKL; encoded by the coding sequence ATGAAACACTTGAATCCCATACGCCACTTCATCCTCAACCATGAGATCTTTGGTGCGATACAGATGCTCGAAAAGGAGGCTGTCCCCGAAGTGAGGGATGCACTCTCGACAATAAAGGAAAACTACTCCTTCCTCTCCGGCTACTTCGTAAGCGGTGGGGACGATCCCGAGCGTGCACGCCTGCTCGATGAGATGAGGATGACTCTGGAGGGGGTACGCTATCGCAACGAACTCCTCAAGATAGGCAAATACAGTTACTTCGTGCCCTCACATCACCTCGATGTGGAGCGGGAGGCATCGCCTGTGCTGGCTCTCGTACAGATGTTGCAGGAGGGTTATGAGCCGGAAGAAGCACCCGGATTTCAGGTGCTGGAGACGTTGTTTGACAAGCTGTGGCAGGCTCCTCATCTCTCCGATGAAGAGGTGTCGGCACTTCGTTACGTGATGACGGATGGGGAAGGGACTTTCGTGGCTCGTACATTGATCGGTGCGTTGTACCTCGGACTGTCGATAGGGATAGAGCCTTCGAAGTACGGACTCCTCTTGGAGGCTTGTCGCCACAGCGCACTTGCCGTGCGTGTCCCGGCTTTGGCGGCATTGCTCCTTGTCTCTGCACAAAATGCGGAAGAACTCCGCGAACTTCGTACCGAGCTTTGGGAGGAAGCTCAGTCTCTTGTCACCATCGCCGAGCCGGAAGAACTGTTTGCGGCTTGCAATGCGATCTTCTCTTCGTATCGCACGGAGGAAGACCACCGTATATTCGTCGAACGCATAGAGCCCCAACTCAACGACATCGCACAGAAGATGAACCTACTCAGGGGAGATGACCTCTTCGAGCGTCTCAAGGATGCGGAAAAGACGGGCGAGGTCTCCGACATCGAACGAACGGTGCTGGATATACAGGACGAATTGCCGAAGGATAGGGATCTCACATTTCATACGATACACAAGATGAAGGGCTATCCCTTCTTCGACTCGATACCAAGGTTTTTCCTCCCATGGGACAAGCGACATCCCGTGTTGGACACGGAGAATGCCGCAGCGTTCGAGAAGCTACTGCCGATGACCTTCAGGGACGGCATGGTGTGCTCTTCGGACTGTTATTCGTTCGGGAGCATAGAGTACTGGAAGCAGTTCGTCGAGATGCTCGGGGGCAATCTGCCTGACCTCACAGGAGTGAAGATGGTGCAGGATGCGGACTACTATGCCAAGGATTTTGTCTTCGGACTTTACCGTTTTTTGAAGTTGTCGTCATGGGGAGAGAAGTTCCCCGACCCATTCGGAGAAGGTCTTGAGATCCTGGACATCGATCTCATGGGGCGTGTGTACGACCTGCCGCACCGTCAGGTGTTGCACCGGCTTATCGAGCGACTCGTCACCCTCAAGGAGTACACCCTCGGCATATCGATGGCGAAGGGGCTCATGCCGACGACCGGTAGCGAAGATACGCATCTATTGAGGCTCCTCGCCGTGGCTCATTACAGAGCCGAAGACTACGACAATGCGCGAGCAACACTCGAACAAATCGTGAAGACCGAGGGGCTCTCTTCGGCAATAGCTCTCCGTCTCGGAGCCCTTTATGAGCGTGCCGGAGAGTCGGAAAAGGCATTCGGGCTCTACGAACAGGCTTATGCCGACGCACCCGAAGATAAGGGGCTTGGCGATGTCTATGCCCGAAGACTGATCGAGAGGGGCTCTCATGAAGAAGCATTGAAGGTGCTCTATGCCCTCTTCTTCGCCACAGATGGGAAAGAGCATGAGATCGTGTCGCTCTTGGCAGAGGCTCTACTCATGGCAGGCAAGGCACAAGAAGCTCTCGAAAGACTTTCGGAGCTGCCTTCAGAAGATGACAAAGTCTTCATCAACAAACAGATCGCACGGATCATCCTTGGCGAACGCTCAGGTGCACTCGCCGACCTCGCCCCTTGGTGCTCGGAGCATGATGACCGTCTGCACCGATTTTCGACACAAGTCAGACATGTCTTGCCTGCTCACGGCTGGACCAAAACCGATATTTCGCTCATCCTTGATGCACTGACAATAGCTATATCAAAACTATGA
- a CDS encoding immunity 17 family protein, whose product MSPVTLIRIVLVVMFILPGSISFVAGVTGSRWFFSSQGTKYFRGTFGLMGARIFYTLLGLLLIACGIYGLIDPEHLLRR is encoded by the coding sequence ATGTCTCCCGTTACGCTGATCCGTATCGTGCTTGTGGTGATGTTCATCCTGCCGGGGAGCATCTCTTTCGTTGCCGGAGTGACCGGTAGCCGTTGGTTCTTTTCGTCTCAGGGGACGAAGTACTTCCGAGGTACGTTCGGACTGATGGGTGCACGGATCTTCTACACCCTGCTGGGACTGCTCCTCATCGCTTGCGGTATCTATGGTCTGATCGATCCCGAACATTTGCTGAGACGATGA
- a CDS encoding ABC transporter permease: MKKDSKTYIPHESSLRDEGLSHLFARLPEPEASHPEVRRAIMSRIREVDARRKRRAKTLFYIAIGLVSVLGLILSLVVIQMIFRDSPTKVTDSYTDLLDALSGGAVYLVPCVFFFYLSIDLWLSLRRDKSSS, from the coding sequence ATGAAGAAAGACAGTAAAACATACATACCTCACGAAAGCAGTCTCCGGGACGAAGGGTTGTCCCATCTCTTCGCTCGTCTCCCTGAACCTGAAGCCTCCCACCCCGAGGTGCGCCGAGCGATCATGTCCCGCATACGCGAGGTGGATGCTCGCCGTAAGCGTCGGGCAAAGACGCTCTTCTACATAGCCATAGGATTGGTCAGTGTCTTAGGACTCATCTTGTCGCTTGTCGTGATTCAAATGATCTTCCGCGACTCTCCTACCAAGGTGACAGACAGCTACACAGATCTGCTGGATGCCCTTTCGGGCGGTGCAGTGTATCTCGTGCCTTGTGTCTTCTTCTTTTACCTCTCCATCGACCTCTGGCTATCCCTCCGCAGGGACAAGTCTTCATCCTAA
- a CDS encoding RNA polymerase sigma factor, with protein sequence MDRHHLLTDEACIERVKAGDTEAFGLLVGRYNDRLIRMVMPLVKEKADAEDLVQEVMIKAFEHLGSFHGQCAFSTWLYRIAYNRAVSDMRRKSKYIEIPLEEGVISDEADDEEQESRQTPEALQWALSLLDPGDRTLLSLYYGEGKSVAELCVITDQSASNIKIRLFRLRNKLKKLMSSYEERQ encoded by the coding sequence ATGGATCGACACCACCTACTGACAGATGAGGCTTGCATCGAGCGAGTGAAGGCCGGAGACACCGAGGCCTTCGGTCTCCTCGTGGGGCGTTACAACGACCGCCTCATCCGTATGGTGATGCCCCTTGTGAAAGAAAAAGCGGATGCCGAGGATCTCGTACAGGAAGTGATGATCAAGGCCTTCGAACACTTGGGGTCGTTTCATGGACAGTGTGCATTCTCAACATGGCTCTATCGGATCGCCTACAACCGTGCCGTGAGCGATATGAGACGAAAGTCGAAATACATCGAGATCCCCCTCGAAGAGGGTGTCATCTCCGATGAGGCGGATGACGAAGAGCAGGAGAGCCGACAGACTCCCGAAGCTCTCCAATGGGCACTCTCCCTCCTCGACCCCGGAGATCGGACTCTGCTATCGCTTTACTACGGCGAAGGGAAGTCGGTAGCCGAACTCTGTGTCATCACCGACCAATCCGCCTCGAACATCAAGATAAGACTCTTCCGCCTGCGTAACAAACTCAAAAAACTGATGTCCTCCTATGAAGAAAGACAGTAA
- the pnuC gene encoding nicotinamide riboside transporter PnuC → MDTLQIIEIVAALIGIIYVWLEIKANMWLWPVGVILPFFYMYISFVGEVYGNIFVNIYYLIAAIWGWWVWHRRSSDTPQEDKIIYAPRRTAGILLGIAAVGIAGLTPVFGHFMESPYPFWDATATVIAFVGMWLLAKKYMENWYCWFVSNAIFCALFALQGFYVTCVFFAIYTVMAVVGYLNWRKLMQQQA, encoded by the coding sequence ATGGACACCCTTCAAATCATAGAGATCGTCGCTGCCCTTATCGGGATCATATACGTATGGCTGGAGATCAAGGCGAATATGTGGCTTTGGCCGGTAGGCGTCATCCTGCCATTCTTCTATATGTATATCTCGTTTGTGGGCGAGGTCTATGGCAATATCTTTGTCAATATCTACTACCTCATCGCCGCGATATGGGGCTGGTGGGTGTGGCACCGTCGAAGTAGCGACACCCCCCAAGAGGACAAGATCATATATGCACCCCGACGCACGGCCGGCATACTCTTAGGTATCGCCGCTGTGGGCATCGCAGGTCTGACGCCTGTCTTCGGACACTTCATGGAGAGCCCTTATCCCTTTTGGGATGCAACCGCCACAGTCATTGCCTTTGTGGGGATGTGGCTCTTGGCGAAGAAGTATATGGAGAACTGGTACTGTTGGTTCGTCTCGAATGCAATCTTCTGCGCCCTCTTTGCCCTCCAAGGCTTCTATGTCACCTGCGTATTCTTTGCGATCTATACGGTGATGGCCGTCGTGGGGTATCTTAACTGGCGCAAACTAATGCAACAACAAGCATGA
- a CDS encoding YifB family Mg chelatase-like AAA ATPase: MLVKVFASAVSGISATTVVIEAQASRGTRFMLVGLPDTVVKESHQRVVTAIKQSGLAYPVMRYIINMAPADIKKEGASYDLPLAISILASTGAVSTERLATTVIMGELSLDGSIQPVQGILPMALTARKEGFESIIVPSANAREAGVVEGLNVYGASHLADVVAFLNGEDERLPRHAGDDALFDEGDAFPLLDFAEVKGQETVKRAMEIAAAGMHNIIMVGPPGSGKSMMAKRLPTILPPFDPDEALETTMIHSVAGTLPSGTALMKERPFRAPHHSTSNVALVGGGSFPKPGEISLAHNGVLFLDELPEFARNVLEVLRQPLEDRAITISRAKMTTTFPASFMLVASMNPCPCGNYNNPLKACRCAPYQVTSYLNRISGPLLDRIDLQVEIVPVPFDALADRTPSESSAVIRERVVKAREIQRERFKDFAHIFSNAQMPPALLKDFVRVDNAGLERLRVAMDKFALSARAYDRILKVSRTIADLAGSADVTATHIGEAVGYRRLDRESWGQFG; this comes from the coding sequence ATCCTCGTCAAGGTCTTTGCCTCCGCGGTGAGTGGGATCAGTGCCACCACGGTCGTCATCGAGGCGCAGGCATCGAGAGGGACACGGTTCATGCTTGTCGGTCTGCCCGACACCGTCGTCAAGGAGAGCCATCAGCGAGTGGTCACAGCGATCAAACAGAGTGGTCTTGCCTATCCCGTCATGCGGTACATCATCAACATGGCACCGGCAGACATCAAGAAAGAAGGGGCGAGCTATGACCTCCCCCTCGCCATCTCCATCCTCGCCTCCACGGGTGCGGTCTCGACCGAAAGGCTCGCCACTACCGTCATCATGGGCGAACTCTCCCTCGACGGCTCCATCCAACCCGTCCAAGGCATCCTGCCTATGGCACTCACGGCAAGGAAAGAGGGTTTCGAGAGCATCATCGTCCCCTCCGCCAATGCCCGTGAAGCTGGGGTGGTCGAAGGGCTCAACGTCTACGGCGCAAGCCACCTCGCAGATGTCGTCGCCTTTCTCAATGGCGAAGACGAGCGTCTGCCCCGCCACGCAGGTGACGATGCTCTTTTTGACGAAGGGGATGCCTTCCCCCTCCTCGACTTCGCAGAGGTCAAGGGACAAGAGACCGTCAAGCGTGCCATGGAGATCGCCGCAGCAGGTATGCACAACATCATCATGGTAGGACCTCCGGGCAGTGGCAAGTCGATGATGGCAAAGAGGTTGCCCACGATCCTACCACCGTTCGATCCCGACGAAGCTCTGGAGACCACTATGATACACTCCGTGGCAGGCACATTGCCGAGCGGTACCGCGTTGATGAAAGAGAGACCCTTCAGAGCACCCCATCACAGTACTTCGAATGTCGCCCTCGTGGGTGGCGGATCTTTCCCCAAACCGGGAGAGATCAGTCTCGCACACAATGGTGTCCTCTTCTTGGACGAACTGCCCGAGTTTGCCCGCAATGTCCTCGAAGTCCTTCGTCAGCCTCTCGAAGACCGTGCCATCACCATATCGAGAGCAAAGATGACGACGACATTCCCGGCTTCATTTATGCTCGTCGCTTCGATGAACCCCTGCCCTTGTGGCAACTACAATAATCCCCTCAAGGCCTGCCGTTGTGCCCCTTATCAAGTGACCTCCTACCTCAATCGCATCTCGGGACCTCTCCTCGATCGCATCGACCTGCAGGTGGAGATCGTCCCCGTCCCCTTCGATGCCCTTGCCGACCGCACTCCGTCCGAGTCGAGTGCCGTGATCCGTGAGCGTGTCGTCAAGGCAAGGGAGATACAGCGTGAGCGATTCAAGGACTTCGCTCACATCTTCAGCAACGCACAGATGCCTCCCGCCCTCCTCAAAGACTTCGTCCGTGTCGACAACGCGGGACTCGAACGCCTCCGTGTCGCGATGGACAAGTTTGCCCTCTCGGCACGTGCCTATGACAGGATCCTCAAGGTCAGCCGTACCATTGCCGACCTCGCAGGGAGTGCGGACGTCACTGCCACCCACATCGGCGAAGCCGTGGGCTACCGACGACTCGACAGGGAGAGTTGGGGACAGTTCGGGTAA
- a CDS encoding YaaA family protein: protein MLILLSPAKLMRSVSVTPIEMTAPRFEETAERFAFEMSGKNIATLAHELKLAPKLAEEVHSVFQAFAQAPKTPAFIAYDGIVFKNLSPETLTEEERARVIAQLRICSFFYGLLKPSDAVRTYRMEGDVRLDATDGSTVFAYWREKLTDILIEEVKAQGGTLLFLASEEMKQLFDWKRVQKMVRVVHPLFKVRKDGKVKQIVVYTKMMRGQMCRHAIVHKMMGTDAEMRAYADVVGASELQVSKDGLTYTYIF from the coding sequence ATGCTGATACTACTTTCGCCCGCCAAACTCATGCGCTCCGTCTCAGTGACTCCGATAGAGATGACCGCACCACGGTTCGAAGAGACGGCCGAACGCTTTGCCTTCGAGATGAGTGGAAAGAATATCGCTACCCTTGCTCACGAACTCAAGCTCGCTCCAAAACTCGCCGAAGAGGTGCACTCTGTCTTTCAGGCCTTTGCCCAGGCTCCCAAGACGCCGGCCTTCATCGCTTACGATGGGATCGTCTTCAAGAACCTTTCGCCCGAGACCCTCACCGAAGAGGAGCGTGCGAGGGTGATCGCACAGCTGCGTATCTGTTCGTTCTTCTACGGCCTGCTCAAGCCAAGCGATGCGGTACGTACCTATCGCATGGAGGGCGACGTGAGACTCGATGCCACAGATGGAAGTACGGTATTTGCTTACTGGCGCGAGAAGCTGACAGACATCCTCATAGAGGAGGTCAAGGCTCAGGGCGGCACGCTCCTCTTCCTTGCCAGCGAGGAGATGAAGCAACTATTCGACTGGAAACGTGTCCAAAAGATGGTGCGTGTCGTACATCCTCTCTTCAAGGTACGCAAGGACGGTAAGGTGAAGCAGATCGTCGTCTACACGAAGATGATGAGGGGACAGATGTGTCGTCATGCCATCGTCCACAAGATGATGGGCACGGATGCCGAGATGCGTGCTTATGCCGATGTCGTGGGGGCATCCGAGCTCCAGGTGAGCAAGGACGGACTGACTTACACCTATATATTCTGA
- the tsaE gene encoding tRNA (adenosine(37)-N6)-threonylcarbamoyltransferase complex ATPase subunit type 1 TsaE, with amino-acid sequence MKDIETITYTEGELPSLAKSLLEKYGKDKVWAFDAPMGAGKTTLIKELCHTLGVEETTSSPTFAIINVYQSPVGEVYHFDCYRFETLADAYNIGTEEYLDSGSYCFVEWPDVIAPILPDDTLWIKIEIIDGMTRRLTVRQA; translated from the coding sequence ATGAAAGATATCGAAACCATTACTTATACCGAGGGTGAGCTCCCTTCTCTGGCCAAATCTTTGCTCGAAAAGTATGGCAAGGACAAGGTGTGGGCTTTCGATGCTCCGATGGGAGCCGGCAAGACGACCTTGATCAAAGAGTTGTGCCACACCCTCGGGGTGGAGGAGACGACTTCGAGCCCTACCTTTGCGATCATCAACGTGTACCAAAGCCCTGTAGGTGAGGTGTATCACTTCGACTGCTACCGCTTCGAGACCCTTGCGGATGCTTACAATATAGGTACGGAGGAGTACCTCGACAGTGGATCGTACTGCTTCGTCGAGTGGCCGGATGTGATCGCTCCGATCCTGCCTGACGATACGTTGTGGATCAAGATAGAGATCATCGACGGGATGACCCGTCGTCTCACCGTAAGGCAGGCCTGA
- a CDS encoding ABC transporter permease — protein MKRKRRILLQFAIGAILINLLWYVGSLVLGTSALVSPIDVYAHLPRLPGKIAPHIWASLYRLFVGIPIALFIGIVMAWAMYRFRKIRLLLGSFVYLCYPIPKLALLPVVMILAGLGDAGKITMIVLIILFQITINVRDSLNNIPKESFLVATSLGASTLQVLRHILIPATLPDVLSTIRVAIGTAISVLFVTETYGTDKGMGYFIIDAWMRLSYIEMYGGIVILSIVGFALFFLTDMAESYFCRWRER, from the coding sequence ATGAAGCGCAAGAGACGCATACTTTTGCAGTTCGCCATCGGAGCGATACTCATCAACCTGCTGTGGTATGTCGGTTCGCTCGTCCTCGGCACCTCTGCACTGGTCTCACCGATAGACGTCTACGCGCATCTGCCCCGACTGCCGGGCAAGATCGCACCACATATATGGGCAAGCCTCTACCGTCTGTTCGTCGGCATACCTATCGCTCTATTCATCGGTATCGTGATGGCTTGGGCGATGTATAGGTTCAGGAAGATCAGGTTGTTGCTCGGGTCGTTCGTGTATCTGTGCTACCCCATCCCCAAGCTCGCCCTCCTGCCGGTGGTGATGATCCTTGCCGGGCTCGGCGATGCCGGCAAGATCACGATGATCGTCCTCATCATCCTCTTCCAGATCACGATCAATGTACGTGACAGTCTCAACAACATACCGAAGGAGAGCTTCCTCGTAGCCACTTCTCTCGGAGCCTCTACCCTCCAAGTCCTCCGTCATATCCTCATCCCGGCCACCTTGCCGGATGTCCTCTCGACGATCCGTGTCGCCATAGGCACGGCCATATCGGTACTCTTCGTCACCGAGACTTACGGTACGGACAAGGGCATGGGCTACTTCATCATAGATGCCTGGATGCGCCTCTCATATATAGAGATGTACGGAGGTATCGTGATCTTGAGTATCGTAGGCTTTGCGCTATTTTTCCTCACGGACATGGCGGAGTCGTACTTCTGTCGATGGCGTGAGAGGTAA
- a CDS encoding viroplasmin family protein gives MAKDEKKWYIVWSGREPGVYETWDECKRQVIGQKGARYKSFKGISRAEAKSLLLEGAPEVARTKTSSPTAIPKDLPPIDPDAIAVDAACAGNPGVMEYRGVMIETGDVIFHSQKYPRGTNNIGEFLAIVHALALMEQKRHIVPLYSDSRTAIAWVKNKAVKTKLPRDAKTETLWQHIERALSWLKTHDLSPYTILKWDTEHRGEIPADFGRK, from the coding sequence ATGGCAAAGGACGAGAAGAAGTGGTACATCGTCTGGTCGGGTCGTGAGCCCGGAGTCTATGAGACCTGGGACGAGTGCAAACGACAAGTGATCGGACAAAAGGGAGCGAGATACAAGTCCTTCAAGGGCATCTCTCGTGCCGAAGCCAAAAGCCTCCTCTTGGAGGGTGCCCCCGAAGTTGCCCGGACAAAGACTTCAAGCCCGACCGCCATCCCCAAGGATCTACCTCCGATAGATCCCGATGCAATAGCCGTGGATGCCGCTTGTGCAGGCAACCCCGGAGTGATGGAGTACAGAGGGGTGATGATAGAGACAGGGGATGTCATCTTCCATAGCCAAAAGTACCCCCGAGGCACGAACAACATAGGAGAGTTCCTCGCCATCGTGCATGCCCTCGCCCTCATGGAGCAGAAGAGGCACATCGTCCCCCTATACTCCGACAGCAGGACTGCGATAGCGTGGGTGAAGAACAAAGCCGTCAAGACCAAGCTCCCTCGTGATGCCAAGACCGAGACCCTCTGGCAACACATCGAGAGAGCCCTCTCTTGGCTCAAGACCCACGACCTCTCGCCCTATACGATCCTGAAATGGGATACGGAGCACAGAGGAGAGATACCGGCAGACTTCGGCAGGAAATAA
- a CDS encoding thiamine diphosphokinase: MNTPQVIDLRARLDFAPDAVILAQGDYPADNGLRHMIDTAPHLIICDGAVNGLLTHSSRRPDCVIGDGDSVPMDKLAELDIPFVHISDQDTNDLTKSIKHCAERGWTRICILGGTGRREDHTIGNISLLGDYHKMGLEVRMMSDFGTFVPTEGAVTLLVEEGTQLSFFNIGGRPFSARGVKYPFEEEIFAPLWQATLNEATASEVCLLSSDVILVYVAQERKHRK, encoded by the coding sequence ATGAACACACCCCAAGTCATCGACCTCAGAGCACGCCTCGACTTCGCTCCTGATGCGGTCATCCTTGCCCAAGGAGACTACCCTGCGGACAATGGGCTGAGACATATGATAGACACCGCCCCCCATCTCATCATCTGCGATGGTGCGGTCAATGGATTGCTCACACACTCGTCCCGCAGACCCGACTGTGTCATAGGCGACGGAGACTCGGTGCCGATGGACAAGTTGGCAGAGCTCGACATACCCTTCGTACACATCAGTGACCAAGATACCAACGACCTCACGAAGAGTATCAAGCATTGTGCAGAGAGGGGCTGGACACGTATCTGCATCCTCGGTGGCACAGGCCGTCGTGAAGACCATACGATCGGCAACATCTCTCTCCTGGGCGACTACCACAAGATGGGGCTGGAGGTGAGGATGATGTCGGACTTCGGCACGTTCGTCCCCACTGAGGGGGCTGTGACCCTGCTTGTCGAGGAGGGGACACAACTTTCGTTCTTCAACATCGGAGGCAGACCATTCTCGGCACGAGGGGTGAAGTACCCATTCGAAGAAGAGATCTTCGCACCTCTGTGGCAGGCTACCCTCAATGAGGCGACGGCATCGGAGGTCTGCCTGCTCTCTTCGGACGTGATCCTCGTATATGTCGCCCAAGAACGCAAACACCGCAAATAA
- a CDS encoding DUF1648 domain-containing protein translates to MSKKVKRISDFLSHTVVVGILLFIAMYYPSIPDRIPIHYDMYGQCDAMGDKSNLFIVLGIMVGGYILLGLISRYPHRFNYPFEIKEANKLRVYSVAAAMVKALRVVFMLTFACITIFTALSVRFLTSAFTLTILISITLILIIGSICMSKANKGH, encoded by the coding sequence ATGAGTAAAAAGGTCAAACGTATATCTGATTTCCTATCTCACACCGTGGTGGTGGGAATCCTTCTTTTCATCGCGATGTACTATCCCTCCATACCCGATCGGATACCCATCCACTACGATATGTATGGGCAGTGTGATGCCATGGGGGACAAGAGTAACCTCTTCATCGTACTTGGGATCATGGTCGGCGGATACATCCTGCTGGGGCTCATCAGCAGATACCCTCATAGATTCAACTACCCCTTCGAGATCAAAGAGGCCAACAAGCTCCGGGTCTACTCCGTGGCGGCAGCCATGGTCAAAGCCCTGAGGGTCGTCTTCATGTTGACCTTTGCCTGCATCACGATCTTCACGGCATTATCGGTGCGATTCCTCACCTCCGCTTTCACCCTCACTATCCTCATCTCGATCACCCTCATCCTCATCATCGGCAGTATCTGCATGAGTAAGGCCAACAAAGGACATTGA
- a CDS encoding porin, which produces MKTRQFILMALISFICIGAAAQQGETSKSILDRITVKGFGMLGYDHVISKHHDMGTFHVRLAEVMINGKITDKWSFGITSQINTPMQLKDLYMSYSASEYFNFRVGQFKTPFTLENQVAPFLSNLVQGASYSAIYFNGINIDPLFFGCAGRDIGIEMNGKFFVDNLTYRLMLMNGQGINNRITTHPRTVAASLNYRLNDKLDIYGSVMQGRRTSQGEAFGIKAGEEYDRSRASIAVRGEYHPVRFMGEWIVGKDHKTTGLGYYLTTAVTVAPKVEVIGALDGYTRDTEAKDLRGSFYLGVQYWFYGKCRLQMQYRLTSTFTGYTSHVTDSNEHGLLAQAQFVF; this is translated from the coding sequence ATGAAGACAAGACAATTCATCCTCATGGCACTGATTTCATTTATTTGTATCGGTGCAGCGGCTCAGCAAGGAGAGACATCCAAGTCCATCCTTGACAGGATCACGGTCAAGGGATTCGGCATGCTGGGCTATGACCATGTCATCTCGAAGCATCACGACATGGGCACATTTCACGTCCGTCTGGCAGAGGTCATGATCAATGGCAAGATCACGGACAAGTGGAGCTTCGGCATCACCTCTCAGATCAACACGCCCATGCAGCTCAAAGACCTCTACATGAGCTACTCGGCATCGGAGTATTTCAACTTCAGGGTCGGACAGTTCAAGACCCCCTTCACGCTCGAAAATCAAGTCGCACCGTTTCTCTCCAATCTCGTTCAGGGAGCGAGCTATTCGGCTATTTATTTCAATGGGATCAATATCGACCCTCTCTTCTTCGGGTGTGCCGGCAGAGACATCGGTATAGAGATGAATGGTAAGTTCTTCGTCGACAACCTCACCTACCGACTTATGCTCATGAACGGCCAAGGGATCAACAACCGTATCACCACACATCCTCGCACCGTGGCGGCATCGCTCAACTATCGACTCAACGACAAACTCGACATCTACGGCTCCGTCATGCAGGGACGACGCACCTCACAAGGTGAGGCTTTCGGCATCAAGGCCGGCGAAGAGTACGATCGCTCACGTGCAAGCATCGCTGTCCGTGGCGAGTATCATCCGGTGAGATTCATGGGCGAATGGATCGTCGGCAAAGACCACAAAACGACAGGTCTCGGCTACTACCTCACCACAGCAGTGACCGTAGCACCCAAGGTCGAAGTCATCGGCGCACTCGATGGATACACGAGAGACACCGAGGCGAAGGACCTTCGCGGATCTTTTTATCTGGGTGTGCAGTACTGGTTCTACGGCAAATGTCGTCTGCAGATGCAGTACCGCCTCACCTCGACCTTCACAGGGTACACCTCACACGTGACCGACTCCAACGAGCACGGACTCCTCGCACAAGCGCAGTTCGTCTTCTGA